The nucleotide sequence CCATAGACCAATCCCTGTTTCGCCATCAGCTACAATGGCTGGCCGAACACCCGCCCACAGCAAAGGCCCCATCGTATCAACTAGAATGAAGCGCTTGCGACCTTTGATAAGCTTACCCCCATCAATGCCCACCGACTTAGTCGCCGTCGCCGAGTTTTTGACGCTTTGGGCATCAA is from Spirosoma taeanense and encodes:
- a CDS encoding transposase, whose amino-acid sequence is MAERDSQPTVAIIDAQSVKNSATATKSVGIDGGKLIKGRKRFILVDTMGPLLWAGVRPAIVADGETGIGLWEQAELHRGLVEEAIKCTLTVRLAGNLKLVWKTITI